From Agrobacterium fabrum str. C58, a single genomic window includes:
- the traF gene encoding conjugative transfer signal peptidase TraF: MSKRAVIRFLGVAGLVLSGATVMGLIGGYRVNVTPSEPLGLWRVEKLRRPVQSGDLVFVCPPHNAFFEEAWLRGYLRSGLCPGWFAPLIKSVLALPGQRVEIADRIVIDGHPVSASTVSATDSEGRAIAPFAGGVVPPGFLFLHSSFASSYDSRYFGPIPDSGLLGLARPVFTFDP, encoded by the coding sequence ATGAGCAAACGCGCTGTCATCCGGTTTCTCGGTGTCGCAGGCCTCGTCTTGAGCGGCGCCACCGTCATGGGGCTCATCGGTGGTTATCGAGTGAACGTCACGCCGAGCGAACCCCTTGGGCTCTGGCGTGTGGAAAAGCTCCGACGCCCGGTTCAGTCCGGCGATCTGGTGTTTGTCTGCCCGCCGCACAACGCCTTCTTCGAGGAAGCCTGGCTACGCGGCTATCTCCGTTCCGGGCTCTGCCCAGGTTGGTTCGCGCCGCTCATAAAGTCCGTTCTGGCGCTTCCCGGTCAGCGCGTCGAAATCGCCGATCGGATTGTCATCGACGGTCATCCCGTATCGGCTTCCACTGTCAGCGCGACGGACAGCGAGGGCAGGGCGATCGCGCCCTTCGCCGGCGGCGTCGTGCCGCCAGGATTTCTATTTCTCCATTCTTCCTTTGCGAGTTCCTATGATTCACGATACTTCGGCCCGATCCCGGACAGCGGTCTTCTCGGCCTGGCGCGGCCGGTGTTCACGTTTGACCCGTGA
- a CDS encoding transcriptional repressor TraM, with translation MESEDATLTKKVELRPLVGLTRGLHPADLEKLTIDAIRAHRRLVEKADELFQALPESYKSGKEVGGPQHLCYIEASIEMHAQMSAVSTLISILGYIPNATVN, from the coding sequence ATGGAATCGGAAGATGCAACATTGACGAAAAAAGTTGAGCTCCGGCCACTGGTCGGCTTAACTCGTGGACTACACCCGGCTGACCTCGAGAAACTGACCATAGACGCAATCCGTGCGCATCGACGACTGGTCGAAAAGGCCGACGAACTTTTCCAGGCCCTGCCGGAAAGCTATAAGTCGGGAAAGGAAGTCGGAGGCCCACAGCATCTGTGTTACATCGAGGCCAGTATCGAGATGCACGCGCAGATGAGCGCTGTCAGCACGCTGATCAGCATTCTTGGCTATATCCCGAACGCCACCGTGAACTGA
- a CDS encoding TraH family protein, producing the protein MVDSALIKECSDPGLKPAIVEQFIERAGAPDPLAVTVRSGNRIVLVPRPTTPDEALALIRQNLGRNIVRVGLTQYPAGLGIVEAGQLKPDLIEPCENIKMGTALFAKVYRIVTKWYGNPTESEVLPQVFEDAIIAWQTGYFEGTAVFRAADPGDVKLPEPDPGVEAETSEAGSDKMKGGNVDTALEAEPADPNKAGIRIDLSGIGARGK; encoded by the coding sequence ATGGTCGATTCCGCCCTCATCAAGGAATGCAGCGATCCCGGCCTGAAACCCGCGATCGTCGAACAGTTCATCGAACGGGCAGGGGCGCCGGACCCGCTCGCGGTCACTGTCCGCTCCGGCAACCGCATCGTGCTTGTGCCGAGGCCGACAACGCCGGACGAGGCGCTCGCATTGATACGCCAGAACCTCGGTCGCAATATCGTTCGGGTCGGCTTGACGCAGTATCCCGCCGGGCTCGGTATCGTCGAGGCGGGCCAGTTGAAGCCGGACCTGATCGAGCCTTGCGAAAACATCAAAATGGGCACGGCCCTGTTCGCCAAAGTCTATCGTATCGTCACCAAATGGTACGGTAACCCTACCGAAAGCGAGGTCCTTCCGCAGGTTTTTGAAGACGCGATCATCGCATGGCAAACGGGGTATTTCGAGGGGACAGCGGTGTTCCGGGCAGCCGATCCGGGCGACGTGAAGCTGCCAGAGCCGGATCCTGGGGTGGAAGCGGAAACGTCCGAAGCCGGTAGTGACAAGATGAAGGGCGGCAACGTCGATACTGCACTCGAGGCGGAACCAGCTGACCCGAACAAGGCCGGTATTCGGATCGACCTTTCCGGCATCGGCGCGCGCGGGAAGTGA
- a CDS encoding methyl-accepting chemotaxis protein codes for MNILNRGANACAVLAALSKSQAMIEFDLSGRILTANDNFCRALGYELSEIIGKHHSMFVEPAFVKSADYKAFWAKLAAGNFDQQQYKRIGKGGKEVWIEASYNPVMRRGKPVKVVKIATDITAQKLKVAEDAGKIEALSRAQAIIEFTPTGDVLTANENFLSALGYSLSEIQGKHHSMFCEPSYTASPDYRNFWKMLAGGDLMADEFMRLGKGGRKVFIQASYNPIFDMNGRVFKVVKFATDVTTRVENVEQLAGCLNSLADGDLAQQIEKPFIPSLERLRTDFNAASDKLKRAMATVADNARAISAGSSEIRTAADELAKRTEQQAASVEETAAALEEITTTVKDSSRRAEEAGQLVARTREHAEHSGEVVRDAIGAMDQIETSSREISNIIGVIDEIAFQTNHLALNAGVEAARAGEAGKGFAVVAQEVRELAQRSAKAAKEIKTLITSSGSQVQSGVSLVTKAGSALQEIATQVHDINTNVVAIVEAAREQSNALGEINKAVNSVDQGTQQNAAMVEEQTAASHSLAREAAALFELLEHFRFDDSGRTQAFAGQVHQPSVAPVAKQSTRAAQVFAA; via the coding sequence GTGAATATTCTCAATCGTGGTGCCAATGCATGCGCGGTACTTGCTGCCCTCTCTAAGTCTCAGGCCATGATCGAATTCGATCTGTCCGGCAGGATACTCACTGCCAACGACAATTTCTGCCGGGCGCTTGGCTATGAGCTATCAGAAATTATCGGCAAACATCACAGCATGTTCGTTGAACCGGCATTTGTGAAATCGGCAGACTATAAGGCGTTCTGGGCGAAACTCGCCGCCGGCAACTTCGACCAGCAGCAATATAAGCGCATCGGCAAGGGCGGCAAGGAAGTCTGGATCGAGGCGTCCTATAACCCTGTCATGCGCCGTGGCAAGCCGGTCAAGGTTGTCAAGATCGCCACCGACATCACCGCCCAGAAGCTGAAAGTTGCAGAAGATGCCGGCAAGATCGAGGCTTTGTCGCGGGCGCAGGCGATTATCGAGTTCACGCCGACCGGCGACGTCCTGACCGCAAATGAGAATTTCCTGTCCGCCCTCGGATATTCTCTGAGCGAGATCCAGGGCAAACACCATTCGATGTTCTGCGAACCATCCTATACCGCGTCGCCCGACTATCGGAATTTCTGGAAGATGCTTGCAGGCGGGGATTTGATGGCGGACGAGTTCATGCGGCTCGGCAAGGGTGGTCGCAAGGTCTTTATCCAGGCATCCTATAATCCGATCTTCGATATGAACGGCAGAGTTTTCAAGGTCGTGAAATTCGCGACCGACGTGACCACCCGGGTCGAAAACGTCGAACAGCTCGCGGGCTGCCTGAACAGTCTGGCGGACGGTGACCTGGCGCAGCAAATCGAAAAACCGTTCATCCCCTCGCTCGAACGTTTGCGCACCGATTTCAACGCCGCCTCCGACAAGCTGAAGCGCGCGATGGCGACTGTCGCCGACAACGCCAGGGCGATCTCCGCGGGATCCAGCGAGATTCGGACCGCCGCCGACGAGCTGGCAAAACGCACCGAGCAACAAGCCGCCTCGGTCGAGGAGACCGCCGCTGCGCTCGAGGAAATCACCACAACGGTCAAGGATTCCAGTCGTCGGGCGGAGGAGGCTGGCCAACTCGTTGCACGCACCCGCGAACATGCAGAGCATTCCGGGGAGGTGGTGCGCGACGCGATCGGCGCCATGGATCAGATCGAAACGTCCTCTCGCGAGATCTCCAACATCATCGGTGTCATCGATGAGATCGCGTTCCAGACCAACCACCTGGCGCTGAATGCCGGTGTCGAAGCGGCCCGTGCCGGCGAAGCGGGCAAGGGATTCGCGGTCGTCGCGCAGGAAGTCCGCGAGCTCGCGCAGCGATCGGCCAAGGCCGCCAAGGAAATCAAGACGCTGATCACCTCGTCGGGCAGCCAGGTCCAGAGCGGGGTATCGCTTGTCACGAAAGCCGGTTCCGCGCTGCAGGAAATCGCAACCCAGGTCCACGACATCAACACGAATGTCGTCGCGATTGTCGAAGCGGCACGCGAGCAGTCGAACGCTCTCGGTGAGATCAACAAGGCCGTGAACAGCGTCGATCAGGGAACGCAACAAAACGCCGCGATGGTCGAGGAGCAGACGGCGGCCAGCCACAGCCTTGCTCGCGAGGCCGCCGCGCTATTCGAGCTGCTGGAGCATTTCAGGTTCGATGATAGCGGCCGAACGCAAGCGTTTGCTGGCCAGGTTCATCAGCCATCCGTCGCGCCAGTCGCCAAACAGTCGACCCGCGCTGCCCAGGTCTTCGCTGCGTAG
- a CDS encoding conjugal transfer protein TraB, with amino-acid sequence MTRDRWRVALLILLSIAVGAVGWSGEALLLPTAMLFPLLWAQSPSRLVAGAVSAGYFLTASRGLPQGVANFYAADFWHGLLLWLAASAGFVAVHAAFWPARLQKRLPGRGALGWGKPVRYLAAAVLMGLPPFGITGWAHPLTAAGILFPGFGWWGLGATTAGLAMMTSRYWPAAAIALGGFWFWSAATWTQPVLPDGWKGVDLEQGQTLGRDGSLDHHRDLIATVRAAAGAETRVIVLPESALGLWTPTVARLWQAGLRGADVTVIAGAAVIDPGGYDNVMVTVSEGETRILYRERMPIPVSMWQPWLQWTGQGGGAQAHFFANPAVDLAGTRIAPLICYEQLIVWPILHSMLFSPAAIVATGNGWWTEGTSIVAIQQAGVIAWAKLFGRPVVTAFNT; translated from the coding sequence TTGACCCGTGACCGCTGGCGTGTGGCGCTCCTGATCCTGCTTTCGATCGCCGTCGGAGCGGTCGGCTGGAGCGGCGAGGCCCTCCTTCTTCCGACAGCCATGCTCTTTCCGTTGCTATGGGCGCAATCTCCATCACGACTGGTTGCGGGCGCGGTGTCTGCCGGGTACTTCCTCACCGCCTCGCGCGGCCTGCCGCAGGGTGTGGCGAACTTCTACGCCGCCGATTTCTGGCACGGCCTCCTGCTATGGCTGGCGGCCTCGGCCGGCTTTGTCGCCGTGCATGCGGCGTTCTGGCCCGCGCGCTTGCAAAAGAGGCTTCCGGGAAGGGGCGCTCTGGGTTGGGGAAAGCCGGTGCGCTACCTTGCGGCCGCGGTGCTGATGGGGCTGCCGCCCTTCGGCATCACCGGGTGGGCGCATCCACTAACCGCAGCGGGCATTCTGTTTCCCGGCTTTGGATGGTGGGGGCTGGGTGCGACCACAGCCGGCCTCGCGATGATGACATCGCGATACTGGCCGGCTGCTGCCATTGCCCTGGGAGGCTTCTGGTTCTGGTCCGCCGCTACGTGGACGCAACCTGTCCTACCGGATGGATGGAAAGGCGTCGACCTCGAACAGGGTCAAACGCTTGGACGTGATGGTTCGCTTGACCATCACCGTGACCTGATCGCAACGGTGCGCGCGGCGGCAGGAGCGGAAACCCGTGTCATCGTTCTTCCCGAAAGCGCCCTCGGCTTATGGACCCCGACTGTCGCACGGCTTTGGCAGGCGGGCTTGCGAGGGGCGGACGTCACCGTGATCGCCGGCGCGGCCGTCATCGATCCGGGCGGCTACGACAACGTCATGGTGACGGTCTCGGAGGGTGAAACACGGATCCTCTATCGCGAGCGGATGCCGATCCCGGTATCGATGTGGCAGCCATGGTTGCAATGGACCGGGCAGGGCGGTGGCGCTCAAGCGCATTTCTTCGCCAACCCGGCCGTGGATCTCGCTGGCACGAGGATCGCGCCGCTGATCTGCTACGAGCAGCTCATCGTCTGGCCCATACTGCACTCGATGCTGTTTTCCCCCGCCGCCATCGTCGCCACGGGCAACGGATGGTGGACCGAGGGAACGTCGATCGTCGCCATCCAACAAGCAGGCGTGATCGCCTGGGCGAAACTCTTCGGGCGACCCGTCGTCACGGCTTTCAACACATAA